The following proteins are encoded in a genomic region of Clostridium kluyveri:
- a CDS encoding TIGR02677 family protein encodes MEVTDKLMKQIDEMRYLTAENAWRYRSILRFFYLQYEKMKYWMYKEEVFEELKKHDKFKDYTMEACRQDLDVLISWKNLAAIQDTAKVTTVEEFKNKQFRYELSEYSVEIERLTIKLENLFVESASLEPSLLERIKEHIEKLTEMVSKNEKEVGNWWGSLNSDFKRLNQNYQDYIRDLYGIKADELMKTREFIIFKDKFIDYLRDFIKSLQYNSSHIEYLLGNLDKDQVNEVLQKVLIYEKSIPRIDMKVTDDMLKDNIYGRWGSLYNWFIAPAGRESEAEKLLNITNEIIRKITRFASQIAESRNNASNRREEYRKLCSMFLKCQNMEEAHKLSAVSFGIFSMRHIKAHTNRITESINSGIFEEEPYIKKINPRIRSYREKLERNAIVDNEQKKKTMLQRIMKKREEEKNIMEGYVKDGCIEFSALPKIPSSVRITLLRWLSKGINSSDGRGKTEDGIKYIVEIPEDEKEKCTLNCDDGSLIMPSYIIRFER; translated from the coding sequence ATGGAAGTAACAGATAAGCTTATGAAACAAATTGATGAAATGAGGTATCTTACAGCAGAAAATGCCTGGAGATACAGAAGTATTTTAAGGTTCTTCTATCTGCAATATGAAAAAATGAAATACTGGATGTATAAAGAAGAGGTATTTGAAGAACTGAAAAAACACGATAAATTTAAGGATTATACCATGGAAGCCTGCCGTCAGGATTTGGATGTGCTTATATCATGGAAAAACCTTGCTGCAATCCAGGATACTGCAAAGGTTACTACAGTGGAGGAATTTAAAAACAAGCAATTCAGGTATGAACTTTCTGAATACAGTGTGGAAATTGAAAGACTGACTATAAAGCTTGAGAATCTGTTTGTGGAAAGTGCTTCCCTTGAACCATCACTTCTTGAGAGAATAAAAGAACATATTGAAAAACTCACTGAAATGGTGTCTAAAAATGAAAAAGAAGTGGGAAATTGGTGGGGTTCTCTAAACAGTGACTTTAAAAGATTGAATCAAAATTATCAGGACTATATAAGAGATTTGTATGGCATTAAGGCAGATGAACTTATGAAGACCAGAGAATTTATCATATTCAAAGATAAATTCATAGATTACTTGAGAGATTTTATAAAAAGTCTTCAATATAATTCATCCCATATAGAGTACCTTCTTGGAAACTTAGATAAGGATCAGGTAAATGAGGTACTTCAAAAGGTTTTAATATATGAAAAGTCTATACCTAGAATTGATATGAAAGTAACGGATGATATGCTAAAAGATAATATCTACGGGCGTTGGGGAAGTCTGTATAATTGGTTTATCGCACCTGCAGGCAGAGAAAGTGAAGCAGAAAAACTTCTTAATATAACAAATGAAATAATAAGAAAAATAACACGATTTGCATCACAAATAGCAGAAAGTAGAAATAATGCCTCTAACAGGAGAGAAGAGTACAGAAAACTTTGCAGTATGTTTTTAAAATGTCAAAACATGGAAGAGGCCCATAAACTCTCGGCAGTAAGTTTTGGGATTTTTAGTATGAGACATATTAAAGCACATACAAATAGAATTACCGAAAGTATAAACAGTGGGATTTTTGAAGAAGAGCCCTATATAAAAAAAATTAATCCTAGAATTCGCAGTTATAGGGAAAAATTGGAGAGAAATGCTATAGTAGACAATGAACAAAAGAAAAAGACTATGCTTCAAAGAATAATGAAGAAAAGAGAAGAGGAGAAAAATATTATGGAGGGTTATGTGAAAGATGGATGCATAGAATTTTCCGCACTTCCTAAAATACCTTCAAGTGTCAGAATAACTCTTCTTAGATGGCTCAGTAAAGGAATAAATAGTTCTGACGGCAGAGGTAAAACTGAAGATGGCATAAAATATATAGTGGAGATACCAGAAGATGAGAAGGAAAAATGTACCCTGAATTGCGACGATGGTAGCCTTATAATGCCTTCTTATATTATAAGGTTTGAAAGGTAG
- a CDS encoding TIGR02678 family protein — translation MNDLKILLENYWIGKDKNKELYYRVKDSIPKFKNFLTDKLGYNLVVNPHLIKLEKFPGKAESWMGIKDFESTMEYAFLCILIMFLEDKGREEQFVLSEITEYIQANYPGEESVDWTLYRHRKYLIKVLRFAVSMDMILVDDGDEQNFKSNMEAEVLYESTGLSRYFARNFPMNILDYDTYEDIEKEEWTDIESDRGFIRRQRVYRRLVMGPVVYNTGSEDVDYNYIKNYRGMISNDIEKYLDCNIHVHRNGAMMVIDPEDNLKDTFPGNRAISDVVMFFNYLIVNEIKEGRIELKSDDTSVVSKAYFESLVEKLKQNYGMGWSKEYREMKQSDLTEEIISYMKDFNMINLLEDGREIQILPLCGKVVGIYPDSFVKKLQT, via the coding sequence ATGAATGATCTTAAAATATTGCTTGAAAATTATTGGATAGGGAAAGATAAAAATAAGGAATTATATTACAGGGTAAAGGACAGTATACCCAAGTTTAAAAACTTTTTAACAGATAAATTGGGTTATAACCTTGTTGTGAATCCACATTTGATAAAACTTGAAAAATTCCCCGGAAAAGCGGAGAGTTGGATGGGAATTAAAGATTTTGAAAGCACCATGGAATATGCATTTTTGTGCATTCTTATAATGTTCCTTGAGGATAAAGGCCGTGAGGAACAATTTGTTTTATCAGAAATTACCGAATACATACAGGCAAATTATCCGGGAGAGGAGAGTGTGGACTGGACGCTGTATAGACATAGAAAATATCTTATAAAAGTTTTGAGATTTGCCGTTTCAATGGATATGATACTGGTGGATGATGGAGATGAGCAGAATTTTAAAAGCAATATGGAGGCAGAAGTGTTGTATGAAAGTACAGGGCTTTCAAGATATTTTGCAAGGAACTTTCCCATGAATATATTAGATTATGATACTTATGAAGATATTGAGAAAGAAGAATGGACCGATATTGAATCAGACAGAGGATTTATAAGAAGACAAAGAGTATATAGAAGACTTGTGATGGGACCTGTAGTATATAATACCGGCTCTGAAGATGTGGACTATAATTACATAAAGAATTACAGAGGCATGATTTCAAACGATATTGAGAAATATTTAGACTGCAATATTCATGTACATAGAAATGGAGCAATGATGGTTATAGATCCCGAAGATAATCTCAAAGATACTTTTCCGGGAAATAGGGCAATAAGTGATGTGGTGATGTTTTTCAATTATTTAATAGTTAATGAAATAAAAGAGGGAAGAATTGAGTTAAAGAGTGATGATACTTCAGTAGTTTCCAAAGCTTATTTTGAAAGCCTGGTGGAAAAGCTTAAACAAAATTATGGTATGGGCTGGAGCAAGGAATACAGGGAAATGAAACAAAGTGATCTGACTGAAGAGATAATATCATACATGAAGGACTTTAACATGATAAATCTTTTGGAGGATGGAAGAGAAATTCAAATACTTCCTCTCTGCGGCAAGGTGGTAGGAATATATCCAGATAGTTTTGTAAAGAAACTGCAAACATAG
- a CDS encoding TIGR02680 family protein, whose translation MEDNRWIINKAGLLNFWYYDEEEFDFSDGKLLLRGSNGSGKSVTMQSFIPLLLDGNKSPERLDPFGSKARKIENYLLGDEDSGKDESIGYIYMEFKKRKTENYMTIGMGFKASRGKALKSWGFVINDGRRIGQDIFLYKKSGGKLPLTAKELQNRIDSGGQVVESQHGYMKLVNNYLFGYDNIDDYDELIKLLVQLRTPKLSKDFKPTVSYEIMENSLQQLSEDDLRPMSEAIENMDNIKSRLEEMKESRKAVNKIKSAFDKYNRFFILDKAKLYIKYNKQFQGIKSEKVNCEKEKERARGAHETAEEELKNLDMEKNILEDKKRELDKHDSIKIREKIEKLKQYIETLSVQKTQKNEVHEKKRRDEITLNNNIKKLEEEKDIKQEKIEDILVEMDEISREIYFDEQSFFKDELESNLNKKYSFNYVENNLEKYIKDIEKALEALKKERIKNIEYDRALEELEKSKHYREEKLKTLEETKNLLMEIKEEYIEKLYEWRKNSVEFKFSEEGIVSAARAVNNFDYLSSFDDIITLVRNEYNNFEKELGGMKYKIEIEEENRKKLLKEKNQEMEMWKNKKDPEPEREEKVIENRKKLQEMNIPFVPLYKAVDFKEDVPDEIRGRLEESLMDMGILDALIIPKKYEDKVLSFNLNTAADKYIFPRNKNEKNNILKFLKAENIDLDGLGCEEVKNVLQSIWVDENKSGTCVNEKGQYSIGIIKGNVTQFYMPKFIGASARNKYREDMINKLLDEIKEIEAHILVCKDDINNIDLRLKVLQQEFNSIPSNKDLSEALHQLKDADFNYEKACEDIENKNSIERKIYGELKTVKEKVYELTYKLNIKTNVENYEEALEASQDYRQNLFKLEKIHGEFLQALEKIKIFRDNLEDVLQDIDNIIYDLSSIERELKESSITMENSRQQLELSDYESVKNQVEQCIRLLGEIPKKIKDTARKSEREKSIYEQQNIKITEISGEIERLEKISGIYEKAFMEELSLGYISKNKDTKSLEMAVSIVREILVGEKNLRVREDYGNLLFQKFQENNQYLREYTVRTEYIFSEALDDADEDLNIANATRKRVDIMAKVRGKDVSFYKLVDFIEEGISENEKLLQEGDRQLFEDILVNNISKKIRARIFHSEKWVKKMNELMESMNTSSGLSFSLRWSSKRAETEQQLDTRELVELLKQDGNLLKPSDLNKLSEHFRSKISEARRMLEDKGQSQTFHSIMREILDYRKWFEFKLYYVKKGSSKKELTNNAFYQFSGGEKAMAMYVPLFSAVYAKYEGARGDSPRIISLDEAFAGVDERNIRDMFRLLNELDLNYIINSQILWGDYDTVPSLSICELLRPDNVEYVTVMRYRWNGRVKELVM comes from the coding sequence ATGGAAGATAACAGGTGGATTATAAATAAGGCGGGACTTTTAAATTTTTGGTACTATGATGAGGAAGAGTTTGATTTTTCAGATGGTAAGCTTCTTTTAAGGGGTTCAAATGGCTCTGGCAAGTCAGTTACCATGCAGAGTTTTATTCCACTTCTTTTAGATGGAAATAAAAGTCCTGAAAGATTAGATCCATTTGGGTCCAAGGCCAGAAAAATAGAAAATTATCTACTTGGCGATGAAGATAGCGGAAAAGATGAATCCATTGGATATATCTATATGGAATTTAAAAAGAGAAAAACAGAAAATTATATGACCATAGGCATGGGATTCAAAGCTTCAAGAGGAAAGGCACTTAAGTCATGGGGCTTTGTTATAAATGATGGAAGAAGAATAGGACAGGATATTTTTCTTTACAAGAAGTCTGGAGGAAAATTGCCTCTTACAGCCAAGGAACTTCAAAATAGGATAGATTCAGGAGGCCAGGTAGTAGAAAGCCAGCACGGATACATGAAACTTGTTAATAACTATCTTTTTGGTTATGACAATATAGATGATTATGATGAACTTATAAAACTTCTGGTTCAGCTCAGAACTCCCAAGCTTTCCAAGGATTTTAAACCTACAGTAAGTTATGAAATAATGGAAAATTCCCTTCAGCAGCTTTCGGAAGATGATTTGAGGCCTATGTCAGAGGCCATAGAGAATATGGATAACATAAAAAGTAGATTGGAAGAAATGAAAGAATCCAGAAAAGCGGTTAATAAAATAAAGTCTGCCTTTGACAAATACAATAGATTCTTCATTCTGGATAAGGCTAAACTTTATATAAAATACAATAAACAATTTCAGGGTATAAAATCTGAAAAGGTAAATTGTGAAAAAGAAAAAGAAAGGGCAAGAGGAGCCCATGAGACTGCGGAAGAAGAACTAAAAAATCTTGATATGGAGAAGAATATATTAGAAGATAAGAAAAGGGAATTGGATAAACATGACAGCATAAAAATAAGAGAAAAAATTGAAAAATTAAAACAGTATATTGAAACTCTAAGTGTACAAAAAACTCAAAAAAATGAAGTACATGAGAAAAAAAGAAGAGATGAAATTACCTTAAATAATAATATAAAAAAATTGGAGGAAGAAAAAGATATAAAGCAGGAAAAAATAGAGGATATATTAGTTGAGATGGATGAAATTTCAAGAGAAATATACTTTGATGAACAGAGTTTTTTTAAAGATGAACTAGAGAGCAATTTAAATAAAAAATATTCCTTTAATTATGTGGAAAATAATCTGGAAAAATACATAAAAGATATAGAAAAGGCACTGGAGGCATTAAAAAAAGAGAGAATAAAGAATATAGAGTATGATAGGGCACTTGAGGAACTTGAAAAAAGCAAACATTACAGAGAAGAAAAGCTTAAGACACTTGAGGAAACAAAAAATCTGCTTATGGAAATAAAAGAGGAATATATTGAGAAATTATATGAATGGAGAAAGAATAGCGTAGAATTTAAATTCTCAGAAGAAGGTATCGTTTCCGCAGCAAGGGCAGTAAACAATTTTGACTATTTAAGTTCTTTTGACGATATAATTACCCTGGTGAGAAATGAATACAATAATTTTGAAAAAGAACTTGGAGGTATGAAATATAAAATTGAGATAGAAGAGGAAAATAGGAAAAAGCTGTTGAAGGAAAAAAATCAGGAAATGGAAATGTGGAAAAATAAAAAAGATCCTGAACCCGAAAGAGAAGAAAAAGTTATTGAAAATAGGAAAAAACTTCAGGAAATGAATATCCCATTTGTACCTCTTTACAAGGCAGTAGATTTTAAAGAGGATGTTCCAGATGAAATAAGAGGTAGGCTGGAAGAATCACTTATGGATATGGGGATTTTAGATGCACTTATCATTCCCAAAAAGTATGAAGATAAAGTTTTAAGTTTCAATTTGAACACTGCTGCAGATAAATATATATTTCCACGTAATAAAAACGAGAAAAATAATATATTGAAATTTCTTAAAGCTGAAAACATTGATTTAGACGGACTTGGTTGTGAAGAGGTTAAGAATGTACTTCAGAGTATATGGGTAGATGAAAATAAAAGTGGAACTTGTGTTAATGAAAAGGGTCAATATTCCATAGGAATTATAAAAGGAAATGTAACTCAATTTTATATGCCCAAATTTATAGGGGCAAGTGCCAGAAATAAATATAGAGAAGATATGATAAATAAGCTTTTAGATGAGATTAAGGAGATAGAAGCACATATTTTAGTCTGTAAAGATGATATAAATAATATTGACTTAAGACTGAAAGTGCTTCAGCAGGAATTTAACAGTATTCCATCTAATAAGGATTTGTCTGAAGCTTTACATCAGCTGAAGGATGCGGATTTTAATTATGAAAAAGCCTGTGAAGATATAGAAAACAAAAATAGTATTGAGAGAAAAATATATGGAGAATTGAAGACTGTTAAAGAAAAAGTATATGAACTTACCTATAAATTAAATATCAAGACCAATGTGGAGAATTATGAAGAAGCCCTTGAAGCTTCACAGGATTACAGGCAAAATTTATTTAAACTTGAAAAAATACACGGTGAATTTCTCCAGGCTCTAGAAAAAATAAAAATTTTCAGGGATAACCTGGAGGATGTTTTGCAGGATATAGATAATATCATATATGATCTATCTTCAATTGAGAGAGAATTAAAAGAATCTTCTATTACCATGGAGAATTCCAGACAACAGCTTGAGCTTTCAGACTATGAATCTGTGAAAAATCAGGTGGAACAATGTATAAGGCTTTTGGGGGAGATACCTAAAAAAATTAAGGACACTGCAAGAAAGAGTGAGAGAGAAAAGAGCATATATGAACAGCAAAATATAAAAATCACAGAAATATCTGGAGAAATAGAAAGACTTGAGAAAATTTCAGGTATATATGAAAAAGCTTTTATGGAAGAGCTTTCACTTGGATATATAAGTAAAAATAAGGATACTAAATCCTTGGAAATGGCTGTAAGTATTGTAAGGGAAATATTAGTGGGAGAGAAAAATTTAAGGGTAAGAGAAGATTATGGGAACCTCCTTTTTCAAAAATTTCAGGAAAATAATCAATATTTAAGGGAATATACTGTAAGAACCGAATATATTTTTTCAGAGGCGCTGGATGATGCGGATGAAGACTTAAATATAGCCAATGCCACAAGAAAACGGGTAGATATAATGGCGAAAGTAAGGGGCAAAGATGTAAGTTTTTATAAATTGGTTGATTTTATAGAAGAGGGTATAAGTGAAAATGAGAAACTCCTTCAAGAAGGGGACAGACAGCTTTTTGAGGATATTCTGGTAAATAACATAAGTAAAAAGATAAGAGCAAGAATATTTCACAGTGAAAAATGGGTGAAGAAAATGAATGAACTTATGGAATCTATGAATACATCCAGTGGATTATCTTTTTCACTTAGATGGAGCAGTAAAAGGGCGGAGACTGAACAGCAGCTGGATACAAGAGAATTGGTAGAACTTTTGAAACAGGATGGAAATTTACTGAAGCCCTCGGATTTGAATAAACTTTCAGAGCATTTCAGATCTAAAATATCAGAAGCACGAAGAATGCTGGAAGATAAAGGACAGAGTCAGACTTTTCACAGCATTATGAGAGAAATACTTGACTATAGAAAATGGTTTGAGTTCAAGCTCTATTATGTGAAAAAAGGAAGCAGCAAAAAGGAACTTACAAACAATGCTTTTTATCAATTCAGCGGAGGGGAAAAAGCCATGGCAATGTATGTACCTCTTTTTTCTGCGGTATATGCAAAATATGAAGGTGCCAGAGGTGACAGCCCTAGAATAATATCACTGGATGAAGCTTTTGCAGGGGTGGATGAGAGAAATATAAGGGATATGTTCAGACTTTTAAACGAACTGGATTTAAATTATATAATAAATTCCCAGATATTATGGGGAGATTATGATACTGTTCCATCTCTTTCTATATGTGAACTTTTAAGACCGGATAATGTGGAATACGTTACAGTTATGAGATATAGATGGAATGGCAGAGTAAAGGAGCTTGTGATGTAA
- a CDS encoding TIGR02679 domain-containing protein: MDEKLLEECVDYFKNNPGFKRAFKKIEEKYKSLGVLGGTINLVNLSDFEKDAFTGFFKKNYYKKEASIKVENFVKALGDTKFSGVDFKIVLEKYFNHKFYSKKEEKTQYDEKRYLFYKGIMDELHASRGKQWLSIILESDGSGTRFINQKYHEDRENLKYNLKAVCRAVDIISFNRDNLIRLAVLASRVTKNPHFFDNDKDAGKLLVFAIIFFKKVPYPKNAEGLSELMYSAGIIRDEVSNYTLCSGMLAYSEKNEIHRGWQGFYNSGEPIQVSLFNISRTTRIVSPCKKVYVFENPTVFTEILNRTLEIKPSLMCTFGNFKLASLILMDKLVESGALIYYSGDMDPEGIIMADKLNLRYGKKLILWRYDIEDYKNIISDVELGEMRIKKLQLVESPKLKKICETIINYKRAAYQELLIDKYEEDIRKAEILFKDLK; encoded by the coding sequence ATGGATGAAAAATTATTGGAAGAGTGTGTTGATTATTTTAAAAACAACCCAGGTTTTAAAAGAGCATTTAAAAAGATTGAGGAAAAATATAAATCCCTGGGAGTTTTAGGTGGTACAATAAATTTAGTTAATTTAAGTGACTTTGAGAAAGATGCATTTACAGGATTTTTTAAAAAAAACTACTATAAAAAAGAAGCCTCCATTAAAGTTGAAAATTTTGTTAAAGCATTAGGTGATACAAAATTCTCCGGTGTGGATTTTAAAATTGTACTGGAGAAATATTTTAATCACAAGTTCTATTCAAAAAAAGAAGAAAAAACTCAGTATGATGAGAAAAGATACTTGTTTTATAAAGGTATCATGGATGAATTACATGCATCACGAGGAAAACAGTGGCTCTCAATTATACTTGAAAGTGATGGAAGTGGAACAAGGTTTATAAATCAAAAATATCATGAAGACAGGGAGAATTTAAAGTATAACTTAAAAGCTGTATGCAGGGCGGTTGATATAATATCTTTTAACAGAGACAATTTAATCAGGCTTGCAGTTCTGGCATCTAGAGTAACAAAAAATCCTCACTTTTTTGACAATGATAAGGATGCAGGGAAACTCCTTGTATTTGCAATAATATTTTTTAAAAAGGTACCCTACCCTAAAAATGCAGAGGGTCTTTCAGAGTTAATGTACAGTGCAGGAATAATAAGAGATGAGGTTTCAAATTACACGCTCTGCAGTGGTATGTTGGCATACTCTGAAAAAAATGAAATACACAGGGGATGGCAGGGATTCTATAATAGTGGGGAACCCATACAGGTATCACTTTTTAATATAAGCAGAACCACAAGAATTGTAAGTCCCTGCAAAAAAGTGTATGTATTTGAAAATCCTACTGTTTTCACCGAGATACTTAATAGAACCCTTGAAATTAAGCCTTCTCTTATGTGCACTTTCGGTAATTTTAAACTGGCCTCTCTTATTCTAATGGACAAATTGGTGGAAAGTGGTGCTCTTATATACTATTCGGGGGATATGGACCCGGAAGGCATAATTATGGCAGATAAATTAAATCTCAGGTACGGAAAAAAGCTAATTCTATGGAGATACGATATAGAGGATTACAAGAATATAATATCAGATGTGGAGCTTGGTGAAATGAGAATAAAAAAATTACAACTGGTGGAGAGCCCCAAGCTAAAAAAAATATGTGAAACTATAATAAATTACAAACGTGCAGCTTATCAAGAATTATTGATAGATAAATATGAAGAAGATATCAGAAAAGCGGAGATCCTCTTCAAGGATTTAAAGTGA
- a CDS encoding sigma-70 family RNA polymerase sigma factor yields MKINDENFLLELKKKNPIALEYIINTYCNLVFKIVMNVLGKDNYENAKECINDVYLLIWNKSHLYNPEKSSFKNWLLAVSKYKAIDYKRSLVKQDNLQIEEQILISKTDVENEYISKEKKEILIKLLQCEHELDRELFIRKYILDEDMGSLCKNFNLSRGAVYNRLWRTKNSLIRKLNISNEVEELK; encoded by the coding sequence ATGAAAATTAATGACGAAAATTTTTTATTAGAACTTAAGAAAAAAAATCCTATAGCTTTAGAATACATAATTAATACTTACTGCAATTTAGTTTTTAAAATCGTAATGAATGTACTTGGAAAGGATAATTATGAAAATGCAAAAGAATGTATTAATGATGTATACCTTTTAATATGGAATAAAAGCCATTTATATAATCCTGAAAAATCTTCATTCAAAAATTGGCTTTTAGCTGTAAGTAAATATAAGGCTATAGACTATAAAAGAAGTTTGGTCAAACAGGACAACCTTCAAATAGAAGAACAAATATTAATTTCTAAAACTGATGTTGAAAATGAGTATATATCTAAAGAAAAGAAAGAAATATTGATAAAGCTTCTGCAATGTGAGCATGAGCTGGACAGAGAATTGTTTATACGAAAATACATTTTAGATGAAGATATGGGCAGCTTATGTAAAAACTTTAATTTATCAAGAGGAGCTGTTTACAATAGATTATGGCGTACTAAAAATTCACTTATAAGAAAGTTAAATATTTCAAATGAAGTGGAGGAATTAAAATGA
- a CDS encoding helix-turn-helix transcriptional regulator yields the protein MKINRLLAIIVMLLNRDKISAVELSQKFEVSIRTIYRDIDAINMAGIPIASKQGNNGGFYILENYKINHQFLTLEDMISIVEALKNINGVLNNKNVEIAMEKMKNIIPSNKKSEVDLHFKQVFIDTLPWGFKKSENENIKYKVIYKALKENKCISFNYRNSRGEYILRETEPVTLVFKGFSWYIFSFCLLKGDYRIFKLTRMDGLEILNREVSRERISYGEYISSKSTEKSPVRLLLKFSEEIRYRIQDYFHEEEMTFLEDGSVIVNTEVIEDGWVYSMVLSYGEYVEVLAPKHIREIIRKKCKKIIDMYK from the coding sequence ATGAAAATAAACAGATTATTGGCAATTATAGTTATGCTTTTAAATAGAGATAAAATATCTGCTGTGGAGTTATCACAAAAATTTGAGGTTTCCATAAGAACCATTTATAGGGATATAGATGCAATCAATATGGCAGGAATTCCGATAGCTTCAAAACAAGGAAATAATGGGGGATTCTATATCTTAGAAAACTATAAAATAAATCATCAATTCCTCACACTGGAGGATATGATCTCCATAGTGGAAGCTTTGAAAAATATAAATGGGGTATTAAATAATAAAAATGTAGAAATTGCCATGGAAAAGATGAAGAATATAATACCGTCTAATAAGAAAAGTGAAGTTGACCTGCACTTCAAGCAAGTTTTTATAGATACACTGCCCTGGGGGTTTAAAAAATCTGAAAATGAAAATATTAAATACAAAGTTATATATAAAGCACTAAAGGAAAATAAGTGTATAAGTTTTAACTACAGAAATTCAAGGGGAGAGTATATTTTAAGAGAGACGGAACCTGTTACTCTTGTATTTAAAGGATTCTCCTGGTATATTTTTTCCTTTTGTCTTTTGAAAGGGGATTACAGAATATTTAAACTCACTAGAATGGATGGATTGGAGATTTTAAATAGGGAAGTTTCAAGAGAAAGAATTTCCTATGGAGAATATATAAGCAGTAAAAGTACGGAAAAAAGTCCTGTAAGACTTTTACTTAAGTTTTCAGAAGAAATCAGATATAGGATACAGGATTATTTCCATGAAGAGGAGATGACATTTCTTGAAGATGGCAGTGTTATAGTAAATACGGAAGTTATAGAAGATGGCTGGGTATATTCTATGGTGTTGAGTTATGGTGAATATGTGGAAGTGCTTGCCCCAAAACATATAAGAGAAATTATAAGAAAAAAGTGCAAAAAAATAATTGATATGTATAAATAA
- a CDS encoding zinc ribbon domain-containing protein produces the protein MEEKYCQSCGMPLSEEFYASESDNKKNYEYCMYCYENGSFKQPNLTMEEMIEVCIPFMKEKGMGEKEARSLMKNVLPNLKRWKKQ, from the coding sequence ATGGAAGAGAAATATTGTCAGAGTTGTGGAATGCCTTTAAGTGAGGAATTTTATGCCAGTGAATCAGATAATAAGAAAAACTATGAATACTGCATGTACTGCTATGAAAATGGAAGTTTTAAACAGCCGAATTTAACTATGGAAGAAATGATTGAGGTTTGTATTCCTTTCATGAAAGAAAAAGGAATGGGAGAAAAGGAAGCAAGATCTCTTATGAAAAATGTTCTTCCAAATTTAAAAAGATGGAAAAAACAGTAG